A stretch of Lysobacter sp. K5869 DNA encodes these proteins:
- a CDS encoding Ig-like domain-containing protein yields MEFSAQGLSRPWIGGGAIATLALGIAAALSHGAADAAAPALPPELARGLAAHPREARTQLPDGTWLVLERDGGALRQVEDRIDGRTLRRWPLASARRYASLSLLPSGRALLWGGVDANNRLQAGGLWFDPAARTLTTAYEVPLSPRAGHAASVLSDGRLLLTGGWTASAEAGARSELWDERGGAAAPDAQAPARLGHRSRVEADGRVRLSEGVDAHGRAQSRDQLYDPAQRAFAATDASQDASASAAAPRLSGSTPRDRARDVAADARLSLRFSEPLRANELNAANVTLLGPNGFAAVRVTPAEAGRLLFVTPHRRLQPNAEYSLLVDGAHARNGQPLAPTLIDFATGADAGERAPARAANEAPAKTATAKAASAGIVAAPAQVAAPRSAATAAKAQPTATAVAPTPLSVTLAPETAQTIATTLADQTVKLNFGSSSATPVDYGLGLSDLVVSGSSEPATVTYTLPGRPPVSLACAAANNGCGIDLPGLPRGGYSVAVQPPAGATLSFKAGLYRDALYNVQLPSATSVSGLRRGQNARIAFDGTAGYVLGLRVISQTTVPAGRAVNYSLLAPNGSVLLQKTVSLRDGLAKQTLPTTGRYTVLIDPRYGEQVSAQVSLGPSNMVELDGDALVRANAAAPSPITFESEGGNHVGLGLTGLSVANGSTLSLSVFGVSTQCDVAYGRCDLSLPAHPAGVYVAEVRPSGSANAAVSYRATLSRPKTVPLSASQATDVVVDRPGQIARLEFDLAAGQNAQVNIAAPVTVPAQAGLNYLLLSPTGAALQSSLGSGARSFSVENAAAGRYTLVMDAPRGETWSAQASLEDPYAATPIDSGSVELRTQGANGATTLNFANPSTADIGLGLSGIALLGADGPIRFAVADAQGRTVAAQDCTPTPYLTDCEMDLPALAAGRYTLRATPPASATAMRVLATLSRDATATLAPTQPLNLQIARWGQNARVAVAGRAGATLNLSVSSQVTEPAGALVAYTVRAPDGRVLAQNSVGANGSGGVSVRDLPSDGDYQVFVDPGQAARLSAQLAIVDDFSADLVANADPLSLRSQLTGQTLRLNFQAAQGARLGLGVDALDGVSIPLWVRVRNAAGAAIASTTCDALTGSCALDLDGLDAGSYVAELEPAPGQAPYGARVSLSSDQEHTLTLAQPLALNIERWGQNARLWFQGEAGQYLTFAVSGHSHGGQPPGPLPAHRFAYTVYGPDGAQVMRGESEGDAFLRFGPLAASGAHYVRVDPLQGDPMSAQVRLDLNPDFGLLETDGAPLRMAADHAGQALRFGFDVAADSALSLDVAAVAPVASSGFEFRVVRGNDPALEIPCGENALGCTLPLNALPPGRYQASLIDTTQTSPQPFAIDATLSTVRVGDLTPSEPYPLQLRSGQPARLRLPGNAGQRWILSASDQVTTPAAAVVSYRVRGPNGAVLDAAQTSDASFAKTLPPLPADGDYTVEVTAAPGVAVQTLLRLDPAP; encoded by the coding sequence ATGGAGTTTTCCGCGCAAGGACTGTCCCGCCCCTGGATCGGCGGCGGCGCGATCGCGACGCTCGCCCTGGGCATCGCCGCCGCGCTGTCGCACGGCGCCGCCGATGCCGCCGCCCCCGCGCTGCCGCCCGAACTGGCGCGCGGCCTCGCCGCCCACCCGCGCGAGGCGCGCACGCAGTTGCCCGACGGCACCTGGCTGGTGCTCGAACGCGACGGCGGCGCGCTCAGGCAGGTCGAGGACCGGATCGACGGCCGCACGCTGCGGCGCTGGCCGCTGGCGTCGGCGCGCCGTTACGCCAGCCTGAGCCTGCTGCCCAGCGGCCGCGCGCTGCTGTGGGGCGGCGTGGACGCGAACAACCGCCTGCAAGCCGGCGGCCTGTGGTTCGACCCGGCCGCGCGCACGCTGACCACCGCCTACGAGGTACCGCTGTCGCCGCGCGCCGGCCACGCCGCCAGCGTGCTCAGCGACGGCCGCCTGCTGTTGACCGGCGGCTGGACCGCATCGGCCGAGGCCGGGGCGCGTTCGGAACTGTGGGACGAACGCGGCGGCGCCGCCGCGCCGGACGCGCAGGCGCCGGCGCGGCTGGGGCATCGCAGCCGGGTCGAGGCCGACGGGCGCGTGCGCTTGTCCGAGGGCGTCGACGCGCATGGCCGCGCGCAATCGCGCGACCAGCTTTACGACCCCGCGCAGCGCGCGTTCGCCGCCACCGATGCCTCGCAAGACGCCAGCGCGTCCGCGGCCGCGCCGCGACTCAGCGGCTCGACCCCGCGCGACCGCGCCCGCGACGTCGCCGCCGACGCGCGCCTGTCGCTGCGCTTCAGCGAACCGCTGCGCGCGAACGAACTCAACGCCGCCAACGTCACCCTGCTCGGCCCCAACGGGTTCGCCGCGGTGCGGGTCACGCCGGCCGAAGCCGGACGGCTGCTGTTCGTCACGCCGCACCGGCGCTTGCAGCCGAATGCCGAGTACTCGCTGCTGGTCGACGGCGCGCACGCGCGCAACGGCCAGCCGCTGGCGCCGACGCTGATCGACTTCGCGACCGGCGCCGACGCCGGCGAGCGCGCGCCGGCGCGCGCGGCGAACGAGGCGCCGGCGAAAACGGCGACGGCTAAGGCGGCATCCGCGGGCATCGTCGCCGCTCCTGCGCAAGTCGCCGCGCCGCGCAGCGCCGCCACCGCCGCGAAAGCGCAGCCCACCGCGACCGCCGTCGCGCCGACGCCGTTGTCGGTGACGCTCGCGCCCGAAACCGCGCAAACCATCGCCACCACCCTCGCCGATCAAACGGTGAAGTTGAACTTCGGTTCCTCCAGCGCCACGCCGGTCGATTACGGCCTCGGCCTCAGCGATCTGGTCGTCAGCGGTTCCAGCGAGCCGGCCACCGTCACCTACACGCTGCCCGGCCGCCCGCCGGTCAGCCTCGCCTGCGCCGCCGCCAACAACGGCTGCGGCATCGACTTGCCGGGACTGCCGCGCGGCGGCTACAGCGTCGCCGTGCAGCCGCCGGCCGGCGCGACCTTGAGCTTCAAGGCCGGCCTTTACCGCGACGCGCTCTACAACGTCCAACTGCCCAGCGCCACCAGCGTCTCGGGCCTGCGCCGCGGCCAGAACGCGCGCATCGCCTTCGACGGCACCGCGGGCTACGTGCTCGGCCTGCGCGTGATCTCGCAAACCACCGTACCGGCCGGGCGCGCGGTCAACTACAGCCTGCTCGCGCCCAACGGCAGCGTGCTGCTGCAAAAGACCGTGAGCCTGCGCGACGGGCTGGCGAAGCAGACCTTGCCCACGACCGGCCGCTACACCGTGCTGATCGATCCGCGTTACGGCGAACAGGTCAGCGCGCAGGTGTCGCTGGGTCCCAGCAACATGGTCGAACTCGACGGCGACGCGCTGGTGCGCGCCAACGCCGCCGCGCCCTCGCCGATCACCTTCGAAAGCGAAGGCGGCAACCACGTCGGCCTCGGCCTCACCGGCCTGAGCGTGGCCAACGGCAGCACGCTGAGCTTGAGCGTGTTCGGCGTCAGCACCCAGTGCGACGTCGCTTACGGCCGCTGCGACCTGAGCCTGCCCGCGCACCCGGCCGGCGTGTACGTCGCCGAAGTGCGGCCTTCCGGCAGCGCCAACGCCGCGGTGAGCTACCGCGCGACGCTGAGCCGGCCCAAGACCGTGCCGCTGAGCGCGAGCCAAGCCACCGACGTCGTCGTCGACCGCCCGGGCCAGATCGCGCGCCTGGAGTTCGACCTCGCCGCCGGACAGAACGCGCAAGTCAACATCGCCGCGCCCGTCACCGTGCCCGCGCAGGCGGGGCTGAACTATTTGCTGCTCTCGCCCACCGGCGCGGCGCTGCAGAGCAGCCTCGGCTCCGGCGCGCGCAGCTTCAGCGTCGAAAACGCCGCGGCCGGCCGCTACACGCTGGTGATGGACGCGCCGCGCGGCGAAACCTGGAGCGCGCAGGCGAGCCTGGAAGATCCGTATGCGGCCACGCCGATCGATTCGGGCTCGGTCGAACTGCGCACGCAAGGCGCCAACGGCGCCACGACCCTGAACTTCGCCAATCCCTCCACGGCCGACATCGGCCTCGGCCTCAGCGGCATCGCGTTGCTCGGCGCCGACGGACCGATCCGCTTCGCGGTCGCCGACGCGCAAGGCCGAACGGTCGCCGCGCAGGATTGCACGCCGACGCCTTACCTGACCGATTGCGAGATGGACCTGCCCGCGCTCGCCGCCGGCCGCTACACGCTGCGCGCCACGCCGCCGGCCAGCGCGACCGCGATGCGCGTGCTCGCGACCCTCAGCCGCGACGCGACCGCCACGCTTGCGCCGACCCAGCCACTGAACCTGCAGATCGCGCGCTGGGGCCAAAACGCGCGCGTCGCCGTCGCCGGACGCGCCGGCGCCACGCTCAACCTGAGCGTGAGCTCGCAAGTCACCGAACCGGCCGGCGCGCTGGTCGCCTACACCGTGCGCGCGCCGGACGGCCGCGTGCTGGCGCAGAACTCGGTCGGCGCCAACGGCAGCGGCGGCGTCAGCGTGCGCGACTTGCCCAGCGACGGCGATTACCAAGTGTTCGTCGATCCCGGACAAGCCGCGAGGCTGTCGGCGCAGTTGGCGATCGTCGACGATTTCAGCGCCGACCTCGTCGCCAACGCCGATCCGTTGAGCCTGCGCTCGCAGCTGACCGGGCAAACGCTGCGCCTGAATTTCCAAGCCGCGCAAGGCGCGCGGCTGGGCTTGGGCGTGGACGCGCTGGACGGCGTGTCGATCCCGTTGTGGGTGCGCGTGCGCAACGCCGCCGGCGCGGCGATCGCATCGACCACCTGCGACGCGCTGACCGGCAGCTGCGCGCTCGACCTCGACGGATTGGACGCGGGTTCCTACGTCGCCGAACTCGAACCGGCGCCCGGCCAGGCGCCGTACGGCGCGCGCGTCAGCCTGAGTTCGGATCAGGAACACACGCTGACCCTGGCCCAACCGCTGGCGCTGAACATCGAACGCTGGGGCCAGAACGCGCGCCTGTGGTTCCAGGGCGAAGCCGGCCAGTACCTGACCTTCGCCGTCAGCGGCCACAGCCACGGCGGACAGCCGCCCGGCCCGCTGCCCGCGCACCGCTTCGCCTACACGGTCTACGGCCCGGACGGCGCACAGGTGATGCGCGGCGAAAGCGAAGGCGATGCGTTCCTGCGCTTCGGCCCGCTCGCCGCCAGCGGCGCGCATTACGTGCGGGTCGATCCTTTGCAAGGTGATCCGATGAGCGCGCAAGTCCGGCTCGACCTCAACCCGGACTTCGGCCTGCTCGAAACCGACGGCGCGCCGCTGCGCATGGCCGCCGATCACGCGGGCCAAGCGCTGCGTTTCGGCTTCGACGTCGCCGCCGACAGCGCGCTGTCGCTGGACGTGGCCGCGGTCGCGCCGGTCGCCTCGAGCGGCTTCGAATTTCGCGTGGTGCGCGGCAACGACCCGGCGCTCGAAATACCCTGCGGCGAAAACGCGCTGGGCTGCACCCTGCCGTTGAACGCGTTGCCGCCCGGACGCTACCAAGCGAGCTTGATCGACACGACCCAGACCTCGCCGCAACCCTTCGCCATCGACGCCACGCTGAGCACGGTGCGCGTCGGCGACTTGACGCCGAGCGAGCCGTACCCGCTGCAACTGCGCAGCGGCCAACCGGCGCGGCTGCGCCTGCCCGGCAACGCGGGGCAGCGCTGGATCCTGTCGGCCAGCGATCAAGTCACCACGCCGGCCGCGGCGGTGGTGTCCTACCGCGTGCGCGGCCCCAACGGCGCCGTGCTCGACGCCGCGCAAACCAGCGATGCGAGTTTCGCCAAGACGCTGCCGCCGTTGCCGGCGGATGGCGATTACACGGTGGAAGTCACAGCCGCGCCGGGCGTCGCCGTGCAGACTTTGCTGCGTTTGGATCCGGCGCCTTGA